The genomic interval GCGCGAGGTCGCCGGTGACGGTCATGAAAGCCTTAACTTTAGGGTCGAGTTTCTCTATGCGTTCGAGCGTGGCTTTGGTCAGCTCGACGGATGAAATCTGCTTCGTCTTTAACAGCTTATGCGCTTCGTGGATGGTCAGGTATGCGGGGATAGTCATGCGTTAAACCTCTCTCCCTTGAGGGGAGAGATTAAGTGAGGGTGAACCTATAACCTGGCGCCGCGCGCCATCATGAGGATTTCGGCTCATGTTGCTTCTCCCTACTCCAGCACCGGGCGGATGCGGAAAAATTCGCCCTCTTTGCGCGGGGCATTGGCCAGCACGTCGGAGGGGGACATGGAAGTCGCCACCTCGTCGGCCTTCATCACGTTGCAGAGGGCGTTGGGCTGCGCGGTGGGGGGGATGTTGGCCGTGTCCACCTGTTTCAGCACCTCGAAGTTCTCCAGGATGTTGGAAAGCTGCCCGCCGAAGTGGGTGATGTCCTCTTCGGTCATGCCCAGCTTGGCCAGCGCGGCGATGTGCAGTACCTCTTCACGGCTTAGCTTCATATTACCCTCTCAATGGGTGAATTATAGCCCGAAGAGCGATGATGGGGCAAGGATACGTATTCGACCTGGGGGTTTTTGAGCGTAAGAGGGCGATTTGTCCAAACGAAACGAAAAAACGAAAACGAGAAACGAAACAGCGAACGCAAAATGAGGGTCTTTTGTCAGCAACCTCGGTTGAGCGTGAAAGGTTGCGGAAAATTATTAAAGATACGTTTATTTGGTTATTTAGTGGCTGTAGCCTTACTGAGTGCTTGTTTGATCAAGCTAACCGCCTCAGAGGTTTGCTTCAACACAAATATGTCTGTAAACCGCAGAACCGAATAGCCTAGTGAAATCAATGATTGGGTATTGTTTAAGTCTCTAGCAACGTTTCTATTTATTTTTTCTTGCCAGTACTGGGACATTTGTTGAAGTCGCTCTTCTGATAGCTTTTGACCATGCCAGAAACGCCCGTCAACGAACACTGCCACTTTCGATTTCTTGAAAACAATATCCGGCTTTCCAGGTAAATTAAAAACGTATTTTCTATAACGCAATCCCTCAGCCCATAACGCCCTACGCAGCAGTAATTCAGGAGCTGTGTCAATTGACTTGATACGAGACATTATCCAGCTTCGTTGTTCTTTGCTGGCATCTTTTGTTATTTCAGTTTTATTTGCAGTTTTGTGTAGTCTTTTTCGCATTTTTTCACTATCTGGTTATATGTATCAAATAGCTCCATTAACTTAACCTCACGCATATTGGGGATAAATTGGCTTAATTCATAAATGTTCATTGCTATAAATTGTTGAATTTCAAAAAATTCAACCCTGTTCTCTATTCCCGCCGATTTGCTTAGGTATTGACCTATACTAACGCCAGCTGATGTTGTGACTACTAGTGGTTTGAGATTAGAATTAAGATTGGTTTTACATTTTGCAATCAGTTTCTCTGTTGGGGTCATCGTAACATGAATCGCTACATTACCGATAAGAAAGTCACCTGGCCTTTTTGAAGCCTCATCAGCGACAGAAAATCCAAATGTTTCTGGCGGTAATTTGGGCAAAGCTAATGTTAATTTCGCCCCCACCAAGTGTTGCATCATAGCACCTTGAATCATGAACCCAGCCGATTCTCGTTGCCTCTTTTCAGCTTGTTCCAAGACATCATTTACTATATTTGCTATTGACTTAGATGAGTCGAGGTGTAATTTAAAAGGTTTTGCAGCAAGATAGGCCTTTACTTGTGTAACCCACCATTTCTCAATATCCTTAAGGTCTTTGGCGCTCATCGGTTTATTTTTATTTAGTTGGTTGAGCCACTTAACATAGGTCTCCATTAAACCCAAACTGCCCCTGTTGGTTCTTCCACCTTCGGATGAAAATGATTGGGTTATGCCGTAATCATTTAGAATATTCTGAATAGCTGGGCCGCTTAAACCTTTCACCTGCCCATGTTTTGCGGTTTTAAACTCGCTAGCTGTCAAAGGGAAAGTTTTCCCCATTGCAACACGAGTTATCACCAAAACTACTGAAAGAGACCCTTTGCTCGTTATTGTTGTATTTTGTTTAAACTTTTGAAGTGATTCCTGAATAGTAGGCATATGCTCTCCTCGCTAATGGAAGAAGTAACTCTTTGGCAATAAAGCGTGTGACCGGCAACGCTACGGCATCGCCCATAGCATTATAGCCATCATTAAAAGTACCAGGGATTTTATATGAATCAGGGACCCCCATTAATCTAGCCGCTTCTCTCACTGAAAGCAGCCTAACGTCAAGTCTGTTATTCCTTGCAATGATGATGAATTGGCGACTGCTTCCACCATTGGCTGTCCTCAAGCAACCCGAAATGTCATCCGCTCTAATCTCTAAAACCTGTTTATTATTGCGGATACGTCTATATCCGGGGAAAATATCCACTCCGGACAAAATCCCCGTGCGTATTTTGTCTTTATGGGTTCCGGGAATTAAGGAGATAATATCATCCGCTTTTTCGCTGGAATATATAGGAATGTCATAATCGATAAAATCAGATAACCTAGATGTTCGACGAGGTGGCTTTGGCATTTTCCACCAAATAACGTCTTTGAGCCCATCAAGTGCCCGAGTGACAGTGTTCGGGTGAAGCCAATTGGGTGAAACATCTGTTAAGCAATCTATTTCGATATCCTTTTGGACGCCAATAACAAAAATCCGCTTCCTCGATTGCGGTAGCCAGTTCAACGCGTCTAGTAAAATTGGGCCAACGCGATAGCCTCTTGAGACTAGAGCCTGATGCAGGGCAACGTAATTTTTACCCTTTTCAGCTGATGTTAAACCAGACACATTTTCAGCAACTACAATCGGCGGTCGAACAGGCATGCGGTCCATTGCGTCGAGCCAAACCCAGAATAGCCCGCTCCGGCTGGCATTTATTCCCTCCTGCTTGCCAGCCACTGACAGGTCTTGACAAGGAAAACTTGCCCATGAAACAATTGCGAATGGAACCTGCGAGTCTAAATGAGTTTGAAGCGGGCCTAAATGAAAGACTGACTTATTCTGATTGCTATTGTAGATATTGCCTTTCTGCTCGGATATATCATTCGCCCAAACCGTGTAAAAGTATGGTTTGACGCCTTCAGTAACAAGGCCGCTGCCAGCAAAAAAATCCAAAAAAGGAAAAGTTTCATCAACGATGACAGTCAAATAACCACCGCCACATTGAAAGTATATAAGACATCGTATATTAATTTGGTTAATGAGGCAAGCCCCTACCTCGTTATATAGGGTAGAATATATAGCCGTTATGAACGATAAAACATTTCATATTCTCTCCCTCGGTTGCGCCAAGAACACCGTCGATGCGGATTCCATGGCGCAGCTTGAACCCTACTTCTCGTTCTTCACCAAACCGTGACAAACACCCCTCG from Dehalococcoidia bacterium carries:
- a CDS encoding very short patch repair endonuclease is translated as MRKRLHKTANKTEITKDASKEQRSWIMSRIKSIDTAPELLLRRALWAEGLRYRKYVFNLPGKPDIVFKKSKVAVFVDGRFWHGQKLSEERLQQMSQYWQEKINRNVARDLNNTQSLISLGYSVLRFTDIFVLKQTSEAVSLIKQALSKATATK
- a CDS encoding DUF4928 domain-containing protein, whose translation is MPTIQESLQKFKQNTTITSKGSLSVVLVITRVAMGKTFPLTASEFKTAKHGQVKGLSGPAIQNILNDYGITQSFSSEGGRTNRGSLGLMETYVKWLNQLNKNKPMSAKDLKDIEKWWVTQVKAYLAAKPFKLHLDSSKSIANIVNDVLEQAEKRQRESAGFMIQGAMMQHLVGAKLTLALPKLPPETFGFSVADEASKRPGDFLIGNVAIHVTMTPTEKLIAKCKTNLNSNLKPLVVTTSAGVSIGQYLSKSAGIENRVEFFEIQQFIAMNIYELSQFIPNMREVKLMELFDTYNQIVKKCEKDYTKLQIKLK
- a CDS encoding DNA cytosine methyltransferase — encoded protein: MVDETFPFLDFFAGSGLVTEGVKPYFYTVWANDISEQKGNIYNSNQNKSVFHLGPLQTHLDSQVPFAIVSWASFPCQDLSVAGKQEGINASRSGLFWVWLDAMDRMPVRPPIVVAENVSGLTSAEKGKNYVALHQALVSRGYRVGPILLDALNWLPQSRKRIFVIGVQKDIEIDCLTDVSPNWLHPNTVTRALDGLKDVIWWKMPKPPRRTSRLSDFIDYDIPIYSSEKADDIISLIPGTHKDKIRTGILSGVDIFPGYRRIRNNKQVLEIRADDISGCLRTANGGSSRQFIIIARNNRLDVRLLSVREAARLMGVPDSYKIPGTFNDGYNAMGDAVALPVTRFIAKELLLPLARRAYAYYSGITSKV
- the gatC gene encoding Asp-tRNA(Asn)/Glu-tRNA(Gln) amidotransferase subunit GatC, which encodes MKLSREEVLHIAALAKLGMTEEDITHFGGQLSNILENFEVLKQVDTANIPPTAQPNALCNVMKADEVATSMSPSDVLANAPRKEGEFFRIRPVLE